The window TTCGCGTCAATCCGGATGTTGATGCTGTCACCCATCCGCATATATCCACCGGAATGCGGGAAGCCAAGTTCGGCATTCCGATCAGCGACGCCATACGGATCTATCGGCAGGCCTGCGCCCGCGACTGCTTTAGAACGGTCGGCATTGCAGTTCATATCGGTTCGCAGATCACGTCGATGGGACCGATACTCGACGCGCTGGAGCGTGTGATCGATCTTGCCGAGCAACTTCACAAAGACGGTGTACCAATCGAGCATCTGGATCTTGGAGGCGGGCTCGGCATCCAGTATCGGGATGAGCAGCCTCCTCAAATCAATGAATACTGCAGCGAGATCATCAGGTTGTTCGAACGTCGCGGTTGCGAGCTGAAGATCGCAATCGAGCCCGGACGCGCAATTGCGGCATCCGCCGGGATCTTTCTGACGACTGTTGAGTTCATCAAGAACGCCGAAGCGAAGAACTTCGCAATTGTAGACGGTGCGATGAACGACCTGATTCGGCCGGTCCTGTATGATGCATGGATGGACATTGTACCGGTCCGGCTCGGCAATGGGACCGACGAGGCAATCTATGACGTGGTCGGCCCGGTCTGTGAATCAGGAGATTTTCTGGGTAAAGACCGTTCGCTCGCTATTCGGGAAGGTGATCTCGTTGCGGTACGAGATGCCGGTGCCTATGGTGCGGTCATGTCGTCGAACTATAACACGCGTCCCCGTCCGCCTGAGATCATGGTCAGCGGCAACAGGTCGGATCAGGTCAGGGCAAGGGAGTCGATCGATCAGATGTTCGACCTTGAGTCAATCCCTGAACGCTATCGCAACTGACGGCTTGGTCAGCTGACTTCCCTCGCCATTGCGTAGAACTCGAAATTGGGTTGCATTGAAAGAAAGTTCGCCAATCGATTGCTCAGTGCGAAAAGTGCCGTGATCGCAGCAACATCCCAGATATCCTCATCACTGAACCCGGCATCCCGCATCGCCTGAAAGTCAGACTCATCGACAGCCCAGGACTCGTTGCAGACCTTGACAGCAAAGGCCAGCATTGTTTTCTGACGCGGTGTGATATCGGCCTTGCGGTAATTCACCGCAACCTGATCCGCAACCAGGGGGTGCTTGGCGCGAATCCTGAGGATCGCGCCGTGGGTCACCACGCAATACTGGCAATTGTTCTCACCTGACGTCGCCACAACGATCATCTCCCGTTCCGCCTTGGTCAGCCCGCCGGGTTTTTCCATCAGCGCATCGTGATAGGCGAAAAACGCCCGAAACTCATCCGGGCGATGTGCGAGCGCCAGAAAGACATTCGGAACAAACCCGGCTTTTTCCTGCACCTGGACAATCCGCTCCCGAATATCTTCGGGAACATCATTGAGGTCTGGAACAGGATACCTGCCCGGAGAACTTTCCATCATAAAGCACCCTCCGGCGCGTATCGGTCTTGCATCTCGGAAGCGATGCGCCGGGACCTGGTACTATTCGTAATATCCCGGCACGAAAGTCTGATCCGTCAGTGGCGGTCGAATGTAACCTTCGCTATCGCTCCTCTCAGGCAACTCAATGGGTTCCGGTGTAAGATCTTCGTACGGAATCACACTGAGCAGGTGGCGGATGCAATTGAGCCGCGCCAGCCGTTTCTCGTCGGCGTTTACCACGTACCACGGAGCCTGCTTGATATCCGTGTGGGCAAACATCTGGTCCTTGGCCCTGGAGTAATCCATCCACCGGGTTCTCGATTCGAGATCCATCGGTGACAGTTTCCAGCGTTTGTGCGGTTCGAGCAATCTGCTCTGAAAGCGCTTTTCCTGCTCGTCGTCGGAGACCGAGAACCAATACTTGACCAGAATGATACCGGAGCGAACCAGCATCCGCTCAAATTCCGGACAACTGCGCATGAATTCCCGATATTCCTCGTCGTCGCAGAATCCCATCACTCTTTCAACGCCCGCGCGGTTGTACCAACTGCGGTCAAACAGCACCATTTCGCCGGCGGCCGGCAGATGGGCGCAATATCGCTGGAAGTACCACTGTGTTTTCTCACGTTCGGTCGGAGCCGGCAGTGCGGTCACGCGACAGATTCTCGGGCTCAAATGCTGGGTGATTCGCTTGATGACACCGCCCTTGCCCGCAGCATCACGTCCCTCAAATATCACAACAACTTTCAGCCCCTTTTCCTTGACCCATTCCTGGAGCTTGACCAATTCAAGCTGCAGTCGGAACAGTTCGTTTTCAAATACTGACTTCTTGATTCGCTTCTTTTCTTTGTTTTCAGAGTTCATGACCTCGTCCTATGCTACGCTCATATAATGATTAAACAGTATACCAATTTGATCCTCGTGAACAACACTATCAGTTGCCTCAGGTTCAGGAATTGCACATACCTGTCATGTGAATCGGGATTGATCGGTTTTCAACGGGAATATCAACAAGAACCTGCTGAACCCGATCACTTCCAAGACAGCCCATTGCATCCTTAATACCTTGCGGTGCGGCGACTTGCTTCCTAACTGCGCATCCGCAAACCCTGCGGGTCCACCAACGGCTCGGTGACCAGTTTCGCTGACTTCGGTTTGCCGATTATCTCGATGGTGAACTCACCCGCGTCAAGCCGCTCTGGCGGTACGTAGCCCAAGGCAATACTGACGCCAACTGTATGACCGAATGCGCCTGAACTGACGATTCCCACCACGTCACCATCACACAGTATCGGCTCACCACCGACGGCATCCTGCTCGTCAACGTCAACCGAAAAACACGACAACAGCCATTTTGGCGTCTTGTTGGCGGCCTTGATGAGAAAGTCGCGTCCTACAAAATCTTCCTTGTCCAGTTTGACGAAACGATCCAACCTGGCTTCATAGGGGTTGTACTCGGTTGTATATTCGCGCCCCCAACTTCCGAAACTCTTCTCGAGCCGCAGTGTAAGCAATGCCCGTGATCCGAGCTGCTGCATTCCGAAACGTTCACCTCGATCGAGTACGAATTGCAAAACCTCCGTCTGGTGCTCGGCTGGAAAGTAGAATTCATAGCCGAGCTCGCCGGTGAACGCAACTCTCAGCACCCACGCCTTTGTTGAAGCGATGGTCATCTCCCGAATCGCCATGAATCGCTGGGCATCATGGGAGAAGTCCTCGCCGGTCAGCGATTCCATCAGTTCCCGGGACCGGGGCCCGGAAACCGACATCCCCACCCAGTCGACACTCCGGCTGGTGATGCTGACACCGCGTGCGAACGCATGCTTTTTGAACCAACGCCAATGGTTGTTCTCGGCGACGCCGCCGCCGATCAGCAGAAACTTTTCCTGTTCGAGTCGTGCGATTGTGAAGTCTGCGACTATGCCACCCCGTTCGTGGATCATCGGTATCAGGGCCATTCGGTTCAATGACGGCAGTCGGTTCGTAGTCAGGCCATCCAGCCACTCGGCCGCCCGCGGCCCCTCAATAATGAATTTCGCATAGGCGGATGTATCCAAAAGCCCGACATTGGAGCGGACGTTTTGACATTCCCGGCCGACATGCTCAAACGACTCCGTGCGCCGGAACGAAAAGTTCTCGACCGGCTCAACCCCAGGCGGTGCAAACCACATGGGCACTTCCCACCCGAACTGCGCGCCAAAATATGCACCCATGTTCTTTTGGTCTTCCCACACCGCACGGGTCCGAAGCGGACGGCCGGCTGTTCTCTCCTCGTAGGGAAAGAAAATTCGGAATCGGGTCTGATAGTTATCCGCAGTTGTCGCCAGGACATATTCGTCTGTCACCCAGTCTCCGAATCGCGCAACATCAATCGGCCACAGATCGAGACTCGGCTGTCCATCCAGGATCCATTGCGCCATCATCAGTCCCAGTCCGCCACCGATGCTGAAGCCGGGAATGAGACCTCCGATCAGGAAGTAGTTGGATAGCTGGGGGACTGCGCCGAATAACGGGAGCAGGTCGGGTGTCCAGATCATCGGACCGTTCACCACCCGCTTGATGCCAGCGGGTTCCAGGCACGGCATCCGATGCATCGCGCGCTCGACATTGTCCAATACCCGTTCGAGATCGTCGGGAAGCAGCTCGTGACCGAAGTCAAGAGGGGTTCCGTCTACCGCCCAATGCCTCCCGCCTTTCTCATAGGCTCCAACGAGAAGGCCCTTGCCTTCCTGACGCATGTAGTATTCACCGTCATTGTCATGCACGAGAGGAATCTCCCTGTCCAAGGCCTCGATTTCCGGAATGTTCTCAGTGACAAAATACTGATGCTCCATCGTCATCAACGGCAATTTGAGACCTGCAAGCTGCCCGACCTCGCGTCCCCACAAGCCCGCACAGTTCACCAGGCAGCGCGACTCAACGGTGCCTTGGGGAGTCTCCACAATCCATCCACCGTTCGGTTGCTGTCTGGTCGCGGTGACCGGACAATTGCGGTAGATGGTCGCGCCGCCCTTGCGTGCGCCTGCGGCGTACGCGTTGGTCACGCCACTGGGATCGATATGGGCCTCGTTCGGCTCGAACATCGCACTGTAGACTCCGTCGAGATTGATCAGCGGATTCATTTCCAGCACGTCGTCGAACGAAATCATGTCGAATTCCAGACCAAGATATTTCGCTTTCGATGCCTGGATCCGAATCTGATCGTGACGTTCCTGGGTGGTGGCAAGATAAAGGCCGCCGACCTTGTGAACACCACACGACTGACCGGTCTCCTCTTCGAGTTCGGGATACAGCTTGATGGTGTAGTAATGAAGTTTGGACAGGTTGGCGTTGTCTTGCAGAACGTGAGTATTTCCTGCAGCATGCCAGGTCGAGCCGGATGTCAGTTCGGAACGTTCCAGCAATACGACATCCCGACATCCCCGCTTGGCCAGATGATAAGCGACGCTGCAGCCGGCAACACCGCCGCCGATGATGACCACTTCGGCAGTTTTCTTCAAATTCATAGAACCTCAAATAACGTGCCTCGGCACTCGGTCGGTTTTCAGTCGAGTCGGGACATGGTCAGTGACCGGTCCTGATTCGATATATGCCAGCCAGTCAGACGGCGCACACAGCTGGATTGAAAACGCCGATTATAATAGTGGCGGTCAGAAATCCCCTGATTTTTACAGCCATAATTTTTTCTACGCTGAAGTCATATCTAGCGAAGAAATGACAATGAGTATTGCGTCACACTTCGCGGCCGGCGACATTACGGAAAATTGGAGGTTAGTATCGATGCTTCGACTCATACCTTGAAATTATCTGGCGCGTTATCGCACATCAAATCTATACCTTATTCATTAGACATACCGTTTTTGCTCCATTCACATTACAAGAATCTGAGATATCTAAAGATCGTTTAGTCGTATATGTCCTTGGAGTCTAGATAATTGGGAACTGCTGATTGTTGAGGTTCGGGTGGCTTTATTGTGCTTGTACTAGGCAGAGTGAAATCAGGGCCTTCTCCAAATGGAACAGAAAGTCCATATGCGATTGCGAATCGATGAAACAATTGTCTTGGCACTCCATTCAATTCGAAATCTGATGGATAAGGTACTTCTTGCAATTCGTAAGGTGGAACTTTGATACTGTAATGGCCAAATTCGGTATGAGTGCTACGGATTGCATCCTTATACCACTCTGAACCCACTCCACCACCACCGATGAAAACTATCAAACGATTCTCTTTCGATTGGATGTGCCCTAAATCCCTGAGACGGTCCTTACGGTTAAATTCAGAGATCACATGACCAACAATTCGTTGTACACCTAGTCTTTTTTCGTCTAGAAGATCTCGGGTTCAGCTCTAGTACATTTAATTTGACACCGAGGTCTGATGCTGTTTCTAAAGATAGAATTTGTTCAACCTTATCTGCTTCCTCACCGAACGAACTAACGACAGCAGAAACCCCTAGCTCATCCAATTTTCCAGAATAGAAGTTAACACTTTTTTCACCATGTCGAGCGTAATAATTAAATGACACACCGTCTACAGTACCTCCACCGATATCGAAATACATATAGACACCTTCCTGTGCTTCACGAGAAATTACAAAAGATTGCAGTGCAGCTGAAAGTTCTGGTATTGCGTGGCAATCTGTAATTTCAGTCACAATCGTACAAGTGTCACTTTCATATCGCTCTTTAGCGGTACGAAAGTCGCTCGGAAGATCGCCTCTCTCCGCCCAACTCCAACCAACAGGGAAGACTTCTTCGAACACTTTGATATTATCGGAGTCATAGTGTTCTACCGGAACACCCACATTTGCGGACCAACGGACATCTCTTTCATGTAGCAAATCTTTACGGTTTATTTTGATCCATTCTTTCGCTTTCAATATAACTTTTGCCAAAAACCAGCTGGAAAGTGCACGAACAGCTTCGTCGTCGTCAAGGCTTACACCCTGCCATCGCAGATGTTCGTCTCCAATCGATGAAAACCCAGCTAATTTCATTTTCAGATACTTGTAGTCAATACAATCCTTTTCATCGTATTCTCCACATAAGTAAAGTGCTCCGTCGGAGCAGATCGTCACTATAGAGGCGATCATCCCATCTTCTATCGCATCTCCACCGAAATTTACGACTTCGCTTTGCTCTGTACCAGAGTTCCTAAAACACACTTTCGTGAATCTCGTGCCAAAATCTATTCCGAGATTGAGTTCCAGAATTGGACGATGTTCATTTTCTAGGCTCGGAGTTTCATCTATACGATCAGGTGGAGGTGATTCCAACGCAGATGATTGATCTATGTCAGGAATTCTAGTTTTTTTCTTTCGAAACAATTGAAAAAAAGTTCGTAGATTCATTTTTTGGGCCGCTACCTATGGAGGTGATTCCACGTCGATGATCCTATATTACCCTGATGAAGCCTACCGCCATCTGCTCCAGACTCGAGTCGAGTTTACGCTTCTCGGATATTTTCTTTAGTTTAAGTGCGAACTGATCCTCCTCTCTCTTCAGTAGACCTTCAGTCGCTGGAATCATATTTATTTTTCCTTGGTTTCGATATCGAGAGATTCGCTCTCGAAGTTCCATTACGCGCCTATTTTTGTAGTTTGTGGCACTAGTTTCCTGCTGATCGCAACGAGTCTTGTTTTGAGTTTCAACTGCTTGGCACTTCTTTCCAAAAAATTCGTCGAGTTCGGCATCGCAGGCTTCAACTTTAGACTTCAGGATATCCAAATTGCCGACTAATTTCGCAGCATTGTGTAACGTCTTTCCATACCTGGAAGCAAGGGTTACAATCTCTTCTGAAAGTTGCTCATCCAGAAACTCGTTTGAATCTATTCTCATAGCCTTGAATGACAGCTGATGCTCTTTACGGAGTCCGTCGAACGACCACTTTTGTATTGCGTAAACATAGTCACCTGGATGAAATCGAGAACTTCCGGAATCGACACTAACTGACGAAACTTGGTGCAATGATTGATTCTGACTTTCGTATTCGCGCCGAATCCACTGGATCAAAGGGTGTGTCGGTTCAATCAGTTCCTCCATAGGACTATTTCTTTTTGTCTGTCGAGGATCAAAATTACAAGGAATTGCTATGCTAGATTTATGAAGTATTGTTCGCGTAGCTGGTTTGTAATCTGATATGAAACAATGTAGTTGTACTCTGGCATCGCGAGACAATAGGATTCTTGCAACTGAATTCTTATTCCGGTCTAATTCGACTATGGTTCCCGGATACTTTCGCGCAAAAAAATCACTAACCAAAGAAAGTAATTCATCCGTACTTAACCATCGTCCCAAATTCCGACTAGATT is drawn from Acidiferrobacterales bacterium and contains these coding sequences:
- the lysA gene encoding diaminopimelate decarboxylase, with protein sequence MHGFSYRGNLLHAEDIPLTEIAERFGTPCYVYSHTALSDNWQAFSKGFAGRNATICYSVKSNSNLAVLSALAQLGSGFDIVSGGELQRVLKAGGRAGKTVFSGVGKSEDEIRLALEAGVWSLNLESEAEFERIEKVAGQLGTVAPISIRVNPDVDAVTHPHISTGMREAKFGIPISDAIRIYRQACARDCFRTVGIAVHIGSQITSMGPILDALERVIDLAEQLHKDGVPIEHLDLGGGLGIQYRDEQPPQINEYCSEIIRLFERRGCELKIAIEPGRAIAASAGIFLTTVEFIKNAEAKNFAIVDGAMNDLIRPVLYDAWMDIVPVRLGNGTDEAIYDVVGPVCESGDFLGKDRSLAIREGDLVAVRDAGAYGAVMSSNYNTRPRPPEIMVSGNRSDQVRARESIDQMFDLESIPERYRN
- a CDS encoding peroxidase-related enzyme (This protein belongs to a clade of uncharacterized proteins related to peroxidases such as the alkylhydroperoxidase AhpD.), giving the protein MMESSPGRYPVPDLNDVPEDIRERIVQVQEKAGFVPNVFLALAHRPDEFRAFFAYHDALMEKPGGLTKAEREMIVVATSGENNCQYCVVTHGAILRIRAKHPLVADQVAVNYRKADITPRQKTMLAFAVKVCNESWAVDESDFQAMRDAGFSDEDIWDVAAITALFALSNRLANFLSMQPNFEFYAMAREVS
- the ppk2 gene encoding polyphosphate kinase 2 translates to MNSENKEKKRIKKSVFENELFRLQLELVKLQEWVKEKGLKVVVIFEGRDAAGKGGVIKRITQHLSPRICRVTALPAPTEREKTQWYFQRYCAHLPAAGEMVLFDRSWYNRAGVERVMGFCDDEEYREFMRSCPEFERMLVRSGIILVKYWFSVSDDEQEKRFQSRLLEPHKRWKLSPMDLESRTRWMDYSRAKDQMFAHTDIKQAPWYVVNADEKRLARLNCIRHLLSVIPYEDLTPEPIELPERSDSEGYIRPPLTDQTFVPGYYE
- a CDS encoding FAD-dependent oxidoreductase gives rise to the protein MNLKKTAEVVIIGGGVAGCSVAYHLAKRGCRDVVLLERSELTSGSTWHAAGNTHVLQDNANLSKLHYYTIKLYPELEEETGQSCGVHKVGGLYLATTQERHDQIRIQASKAKYLGLEFDMISFDDVLEMNPLINLDGVYSAMFEPNEAHIDPSGVTNAYAAGARKGGATIYRNCPVTATRQQPNGGWIVETPQGTVESRCLVNCAGLWGREVGQLAGLKLPLMTMEHQYFVTENIPEIEALDREIPLVHDNDGEYYMRQEGKGLLVGAYEKGGRHWAVDGTPLDFGHELLPDDLERVLDNVERAMHRMPCLEPAGIKRVVNGPMIWTPDLLPLFGAVPQLSNYFLIGGLIPGFSIGGGLGLMMAQWILDGQPSLDLWPIDVARFGDWVTDEYVLATTADNYQTRFRIFFPYEERTAGRPLRTRAVWEDQKNMGAYFGAQFGWEVPMWFAPPGVEPVENFSFRRTESFEHVGRECQNVRSNVGLLDTSAYAKFIIEGPRAAEWLDGLTTNRLPSLNRMALIPMIHERGGIVADFTIARLEQEKFLLIGGGVAENNHWRWFKKHAFARGVSITSRSVDWVGMSVSGPRSRELMESLTGEDFSHDAQRFMAIREMTIASTKAWVLRVAFTGELGYEFYFPAEHQTEVLQFVLDRGERFGMQQLGSRALLTLRLEKSFGSWGREYTTEYNPYEARLDRFVKLDKEDFVGRDFLIKAANKTPKWLLSCFSVDVDEQDAVGGEPILCDGDVVGIVSSGAFGHTVGVSIALGYVPPERLDAGEFTIEIIGKPKSAKLVTEPLVDPQGLRMRS
- a CDS encoding helicase-related protein, encoding PLAIASHTNGFQLTKMPHTKYRKLKLFLSDQLRENKSEKFVIFAYFRRTLEYLQRRLDEDGIETALILGGMGNLSFERIEAFGRKDGPSVLLSSEVGSEGIDLQFCRFIVNYDLPWNPMRVEQRIGRLDRLGQKAERISIINFVVEETIEDRILMRLYDRIELFRESIGDLEHILGIQTYQLLEKLLDPKLDEETRLSIAKQAEDAIIIQRKNQQKIEDEAVNLLGFSDYIYEQIQSSRNLGRWLSTDELLSLVSDFFARKYPGTIVELDRNKNSVARILLSRDARVQLHCFISDYKPATRTILHKSSIAIPCNFDPRQTKRNSPMEELIEPTHPLIQWIRREYESQNQSLHQVSSVSVDSGSSRFHPGDYVYAIQKWSFDGLRKEHQLSFKAMRIDSNEFLDEQLSEEIVTLASRYGKTLHNAAKLVGNLDILKSKVEACDAELDEFFGKKCQAVETQNKTRCDQQETSATNYKNRRVMELRERISRYRNQGKINMIPATEGLLKREEDQFALKLKKISEKRKLDSSLEQMAVGFIRVI